A region from the Nesterenkonia lacusekhoensis genome encodes:
- a CDS encoding Ku protein, with amino-acid sequence MRAIWSGEVSFGLVSVPVKLYSATQSHDVSLHQVHDADGGRIRYQRRCEVCEKKIDFKNIDRAYDDGESTVVITKDEMEELPADESKEIAVEQFVPEDQIDSLVLDKAYFLEPAGKSAKSYVLLRRTLEDAERVAVVKFTLRSRTRLAALRVRDDVIILQTMRWADEMRDADFDIPQSKVTKKELEMAASLVESYSEDFEPERFTDEYQEQLQELIDEKLEHGEEIDTEATFGDPEEDEGEGNVVDLMEALKKSVDDRRKKGSGGSGKSGGSMSEGSKSGSSKKSSGSGKSGSSQKSGGSRQKKAS; translated from the coding sequence ATGCGAGCTATCTGGTCAGGGGAAGTGTCCTTCGGGTTGGTCAGCGTGCCGGTCAAGCTGTACTCGGCCACGCAGAGCCACGATGTCAGCCTCCATCAGGTCCACGACGCCGACGGCGGACGCATCCGCTATCAGCGCCGCTGTGAGGTCTGTGAGAAGAAGATCGACTTCAAAAACATCGACCGCGCCTATGACGACGGCGAATCCACGGTGGTCATCACCAAAGACGAAATGGAGGAGCTGCCGGCGGATGAGTCCAAAGAGATCGCCGTCGAGCAGTTCGTGCCCGAGGACCAGATCGACAGCCTGGTCCTGGACAAGGCCTACTTCTTGGAGCCGGCCGGAAAGTCCGCGAAATCCTATGTGCTGCTGCGCCGAACGCTCGAGGACGCCGAGCGCGTCGCCGTCGTGAAGTTCACGCTGCGCTCACGCACCCGGCTGGCCGCCCTGCGGGTCCGCGACGACGTCATCATCCTGCAGACCATGCGCTGGGCTGATGAGATGCGCGACGCCGACTTCGACATCCCCCAGTCCAAGGTCACCAAGAAGGAGCTGGAGATGGCGGCCTCCCTGGTGGAGTCCTATTCGGAAGACTTTGAGCCTGAGCGTTTCACCGACGAATACCAGGAGCAGCTCCAGGAGCTCATCGACGAGAAGCTCGAACACGGCGAGGAGATCGACACTGAGGCCACCTTCGGTGACCCGGAGGAGGACGAAGGCGAGGGCAACGTCGTCGACCTCATGGAGGCGCTGAAGAAGTCCGTGGACGATCGGCGGAAGAAGGGCAGCGGGGGCTCAGGGAAGTCCGGCGGCTCCATGTCCGAGGGCTCGAAATCGGGGAGTTCCAAGAAGTCCAGCGGCTCCGGAAAGTCCGGAAGTTCTCAGAAGTCCGGCGGCTCCAGACAGAAGAAAGCCAGCTGA
- a CDS encoding NUDIX domain-containing protein, giving the protein MSIQDSPADLPVQSSERVLTTPIFDAVEDTFAFGERGETLRRVYLRHLSAVAVLAVDEQDRVLLINQYRHPVRMKLWEIPAGLLDVDGEPMLEAAQRELAEEADLQAQTWQTLLDFYTTPGANNEAIRIYLAEGLTEVPEAERHTREAEEAEITTAWVPLAEAVQAVLSGRIHNPSAANGILALHAVRTGAGKLRDARAPWEDHPRAAEIRP; this is encoded by the coding sequence ATGAGCATCCAGGACTCCCCCGCTGACCTGCCCGTTCAGAGCTCCGAGCGAGTGCTGACCACTCCGATCTTCGATGCGGTGGAGGACACCTTCGCCTTCGGCGAGCGCGGTGAGACGCTGCGCCGGGTCTACCTCAGACACCTCAGCGCCGTGGCTGTACTGGCGGTGGATGAGCAGGACCGGGTGCTGCTGATCAACCAGTACCGGCACCCGGTGCGGATGAAGCTCTGGGAGATCCCGGCGGGGCTGCTGGATGTGGACGGCGAACCCATGCTGGAGGCCGCGCAGCGCGAGTTGGCCGAAGAAGCGGATCTGCAGGCACAGACCTGGCAGACGCTCCTGGACTTCTACACCACTCCGGGCGCCAACAATGAGGCGATCCGCATCTACCTGGCCGAGGGGCTCACCGAGGTTCCTGAGGCTGAGCGCCATACCCGTGAGGCGGAGGAAGCTGAGATCACCACCGCGTGGGTGCCCCTGGCTGAGGCAGTCCAGGCTGTGCTGTCCGGCAGGATCCATAACCCGAGTGCGGCCAACGGGATCCTGGCTCTGCATGCGGTCCGCACCGGGGCCGGTAAGCTGCGCGACGCCCGGGCGCCCTGGGAGGATCATCCGCGGGCTGCTGAGATCCGCCCCTGA
- a CDS encoding IS3 family transposase (programmed frameshift) encodes MTSKRRRHTPEQIIRKLQDAEKLQAEGHDVAATARELGVTEATYYRWKNQYGGLKAEDAKRLKELQKQNDRLKKLLAEAELEKAALKELAGGKLLSPDRRRAAARHLMATMGISERRATALAGLARSAFRRALKSENAGDPDAGLRAWLRAYAKDHPRWGYRRAYHDARAEGWAVNHKKVQRLWREEGLRVPVRRRRKRVGSSTAEAPQADAPNVVWAVDFQFDADETGRAIKIASIVDEHTRECLGGIVARSITGDDLTAHLDAIAADRGLPEVLRCDNGPELICHAMADWAGEVTGIHYIPPGAPWRNGYVESFNSRIRDECLNITSFWSLTHARVIITDWKKEYNTIRRHSALGYRSPAEYAEICTH; translated from the exons ATGACAAGCAAGAGAAGACGCCATACCCCGGAACAGATCATCCGGAAGCTCCAAGACGCTGAGAAGCTCCAGGCAGAAGGCCACGACGTCGCCGCCACCGCCCGCGAACTGGGAGTCACCGAGGCCACCTACTACCGGTGGAAGAACCAATACGGCGGGCTCAAAGCCGAAGACGCCAAACGGCTGAAGGAACTTCAGAAGCAAAACGACCGGCTCAAGAAGCTCCTGGCCGAGGCGGAGCTGGAGAAGGCCGCGCTGAAGGAGCTGGCGG GAGGGAAACTTCTAAGCCCGGACCGGCGCCGAGCAGCTGCGCGACACCTGATGGCCACCATGGGCATCAGTGAACGCAGAGCCACCGCGCTGGCCGGGCTTGCCCGATCCGCCTTCCGCCGGGCACTGAAGTCTGAGAACGCTGGTGATCCTGATGCTGGGCTGCGGGCCTGGCTACGGGCTTATGCAAAGGACCACCCGCGCTGGGGCTACCGGCGGGCCTATCATGATGCCCGAGCCGAGGGCTGGGCGGTCAACCATAAGAAGGTCCAGCGGCTCTGGCGTGAAGAGGGCCTGCGGGTTCCGGTGAGACGTCGACGCAAACGCGTGGGGTCCTCCACCGCGGAAGCCCCGCAGGCGGACGCGCCGAATGTGGTGTGGGCGGTGGACTTCCAATTCGACGCCGATGAGACGGGCCGGGCGATCAAGATCGCCTCGATCGTCGATGAGCACACTCGCGAATGCCTGGGCGGGATCGTGGCCCGCAGCATCACCGGTGATGACCTCACCGCCCACCTCGACGCTATCGCCGCTGACCGGGGGCTTCCAGAGGTCCTACGGTGTGACAACGGCCCGGAGCTGATCTGCCACGCGATGGCCGACTGGGCCGGGGAGGTCACGGGGATCCACTACATCCCGCCGGGTGCGCCGTGGCGCAATGGGTACGTGGAGTCCTTCAACAGCAGGATCCGGGATGAGTGCCTGAACATCACCAGCTTCTGGTCTTTGACCCATGCTCGGGTGATCATCACGGATTGGAAGAAGGAATACAACACCATCCGGCGCCACTCAGCGCTCGGGTACCGCAGCCCGGCTGAGTATGCTGAAATCTGTACCCATTGA
- a CDS encoding helix-turn-helix domain-containing protein, which produces MGRPPSIPAEKKTRIVLSVLAGEMSIAEAARKEKVSEQSIGRWKAEFLEAGKTALVAGRSGPSSREEQLEAEVAELTQALGEAHLEARVWKKSAEGRLGPSRTSR; this is translated from the coding sequence ATGGGTAGACCACCCTCGATTCCGGCGGAGAAGAAGACCCGGATAGTGCTGAGCGTGCTGGCCGGCGAGATGTCCATCGCCGAAGCGGCACGCAAGGAGAAAGTCAGTGAGCAGTCCATCGGACGGTGGAAGGCCGAGTTCCTGGAAGCCGGCAAGACCGCCCTGGTGGCCGGCAGGTCCGGACCATCCTCCCGAGAGGAACAGCTGGAGGCCGAGGTCGCCGAGCTGACCCAGGCCTTGGGCGAGGCACACCTGGAAGCCAGGGTGTGGAAGAAGTCCGCGGAGGGCCGGCTGGGCCCTTCGAGGACCTCGAGGTGA
- a CDS encoding N-6 DNA methylase, which translates to MAKRNWPHDGAIDYLLSDERSEPVFSHPKDPLVEQHTTSLSLARALGVSLLSRLGEVSSPVHVWDPAAGTGYAGALLVGALTSTGTNVRFRGQDISSMAVEASQKRFEGLADAEIVAVDSLQTDAFEGYAADLAIVDAPWGLRWDPSVVQPRHDKGAFPYGLPNRGDSSWLFISLALAKLRSPDEGGGRVAALVDPGALSSGGSSAAVRKRILEEGLLESVTRLPDGLAPNTALPLYLLTFSNRPQDVRRDKVLVADLQAMFSKWGPRRSMSAEAFRELVFGLKTRKSGPRARLITLRQLIRRDVWASRATSHGKELSWKLTTYGDTSVDDELLEARYGEGAGVSLTGVPEELLDLDPSRFFAREARELHKGLESRAWPRRRLSGFLEAAPEVADADGEAQAHRVFVPTGRGRSAVGAPAVGVEGRVISVAIDADRLDSTFLAAWLNTPEGMISRRLAIDAAGKGAFVKAVRSDGRSLTKWAEELTVPVPPLCVQKGIASADKRLRYFQSELDSELANIWAKPESAADIVDRFERAFDDSLEAWLDQLPYPVASALWTAVTVAPMGDQQEAYFHAWEGMAAFHATVLLSACRTDASLSQEIEDSIRRTFHKNGLGIERASFKTWVIIAEKVARELRRVLGADDVDDEARVFRAFAGLSRDGIERLTSPEVIRKFNDVNHKRNVWDGHGGFAPPEEKERRVTELINDLKDLKTIIGDVWMKLRLVRAGRSKRGRDGYLQEAEVVIGTRSPFVTQEFAVGDPMIHGDLYLIRDGSESPLPLAHFVQLRSAPRSAQFTTYFYNRTEGSNVRMVSYQHGPDGEIVDDVEAFRDQFGALAQQ; encoded by the coding sequence ATGGCTAAACGGAATTGGCCGCACGATGGGGCGATTGACTATTTGCTCTCCGATGAACGGTCTGAGCCAGTCTTCTCCCATCCGAAGGACCCTCTCGTCGAACAACATACGACTAGTCTGTCGTTGGCCCGGGCCCTCGGCGTGAGCCTCCTTAGCCGTTTGGGAGAAGTTTCGTCACCCGTTCACGTCTGGGACCCAGCAGCTGGGACTGGCTACGCCGGCGCGTTGCTTGTGGGCGCGCTGACGTCCACAGGTACCAACGTGCGATTCCGCGGTCAAGACATCAGTTCCATGGCGGTAGAAGCAAGTCAGAAGCGCTTCGAGGGCCTCGCGGATGCGGAGATAGTCGCGGTGGATTCGCTCCAAACCGATGCGTTTGAGGGATACGCTGCGGACCTTGCCATCGTCGATGCTCCCTGGGGATTGCGCTGGGACCCCTCGGTTGTTCAACCACGCCATGATAAGGGAGCTTTCCCATACGGGTTGCCAAATAGGGGGGATTCTTCGTGGCTGTTCATATCGTTGGCCCTGGCTAAGCTGCGTTCACCTGACGAAGGTGGTGGACGGGTCGCCGCGTTGGTGGATCCTGGCGCACTGAGCTCAGGCGGGTCGTCCGCGGCGGTTCGTAAGCGGATTCTCGAGGAAGGGCTGCTCGAATCTGTAACTAGGCTTCCTGACGGGCTGGCGCCGAACACGGCGCTTCCACTTTACTTGCTGACCTTCTCGAACAGACCTCAGGACGTCCGCCGTGACAAGGTGCTTGTCGCTGACCTTCAAGCGATGTTCTCGAAGTGGGGCCCTCGACGGTCGATGTCGGCGGAGGCGTTTCGTGAACTGGTATTCGGACTGAAGACGCGAAAATCTGGTCCGAGGGCTCGCCTCATTACCCTTCGACAGCTCATTCGCCGGGATGTCTGGGCGTCAAGGGCGACCAGTCATGGCAAGGAGCTTTCGTGGAAGCTCACCACATATGGCGATACTTCGGTTGATGACGAGCTCCTGGAAGCTCGCTATGGTGAGGGAGCCGGTGTGTCTCTTACTGGTGTGCCTGAAGAGCTCCTTGACTTGGACCCCAGTCGGTTCTTCGCGCGTGAAGCTCGAGAACTTCATAAGGGCCTGGAGTCCCGAGCGTGGCCACGTCGGCGTCTGAGCGGCTTCTTGGAAGCCGCGCCAGAGGTGGCAGACGCTGATGGGGAGGCACAAGCTCACCGAGTGTTCGTGCCTACAGGACGAGGGCGCTCGGCGGTGGGCGCACCTGCCGTAGGGGTTGAAGGGCGCGTAATTTCGGTCGCCATCGACGCTGACCGACTGGACTCGACGTTCCTTGCGGCGTGGCTCAATACACCAGAGGGGATGATCAGCCGACGTCTCGCGATAGACGCCGCAGGGAAGGGCGCGTTTGTTAAGGCTGTCAGGTCGGACGGGCGTTCTCTTACGAAGTGGGCAGAGGAACTGACTGTTCCTGTCCCTCCCCTCTGCGTCCAAAAGGGGATCGCCTCTGCTGATAAGCGACTCCGATACTTCCAATCTGAGTTGGATTCGGAGTTGGCCAATATCTGGGCAAAACCTGAAAGCGCAGCAGACATCGTTGACCGCTTCGAGCGAGCATTCGACGATTCTCTGGAGGCGTGGCTCGATCAACTTCCGTACCCAGTCGCTTCAGCTCTGTGGACCGCGGTGACTGTCGCTCCCATGGGAGACCAGCAAGAGGCATACTTCCATGCCTGGGAAGGGATGGCCGCGTTCCATGCGACCGTCCTTTTGTCGGCTTGTCGAACCGATGCGTCTCTTAGCCAGGAGATTGAGGATTCTATCCGGAGGACCTTTCACAAGAACGGTCTTGGGATTGAAAGAGCCTCGTTCAAAACTTGGGTCATCATTGCGGAGAAGGTCGCGCGCGAGTTGCGAAGAGTCTTGGGTGCCGATGACGTGGACGACGAGGCCCGGGTCTTTCGAGCATTCGCCGGTCTGTCTCGGGATGGAATCGAGCGGCTTACTTCTCCAGAAGTGATTCGAAAGTTCAATGATGTGAACCACAAGCGGAATGTTTGGGACGGCCACGGCGGTTTTGCTCCACCTGAAGAGAAAGAGCGTCGTGTTACCGAACTTATCAATGACCTCAAGGACCTCAAAACTATTATAGGAGACGTTTGGATGAAACTGCGCCTGGTCAGGGCAGGACGCAGCAAGCGAGGTCGTGACGGATATCTGCAGGAGGCAGAAGTCGTTATTGGAACGCGGTCTCCTTTTGTCACGCAGGAATTCGCCGTCGGCGATCCGATGATACACGGTGATCTCTACCTCATCCGTGATGGGTCAGAGTCACCGTTACCACTGGCGCATTTCGTCCAACTACGCTCGGCGCCGAGGAGTGCTCAGTTCACGACGTATTTCTATAACCGGACTGAGGGTTCGAATGTCCGGATGGTGAGTTATCAGCACGGTCCGGATGGCGAAATAGTGGACGACGTGGAGGCATTCCGCGATCAGTTTGGAGCGCTTGCTCAGCAATAG
- a CDS encoding alpha/beta fold hydrolase produces MTDRSFSLSTQTLGDAGQTVVFLHGLFGQGKNFTQIAKGLQPEFRSVLVDLPNHGASDWTETFSYIEQADLVAEQLRSGAAAEEPVHLVGHSMGGKVAMCLALRHPELIRSLVIVDISPVKRADMDEFDHLLGHLRQLDLEQLGSRRDADAQLREPIPEDMVRGFLLQSLESGAEGLAWKSNLDLLHESLDEIGDFPEFSEEQYEGPVLWIAGAKSDYVEERAEPVMRELFPRVFQTTVKNAGHWVHAEQPQVFTEVLRRFLKS; encoded by the coding sequence ATGACCGACCGTTCGTTCTCCCTCAGCACTCAGACTCTCGGCGACGCCGGCCAGACGGTGGTCTTCCTGCACGGGCTCTTCGGGCAGGGGAAGAACTTCACCCAGATCGCCAAGGGGCTGCAGCCTGAGTTCCGCTCGGTGCTGGTGGACCTGCCCAATCACGGGGCCTCGGACTGGACGGAGACGTTCAGCTACATCGAGCAGGCTGACCTGGTGGCCGAGCAGCTGCGTTCCGGAGCTGCGGCTGAGGAGCCGGTACATCTGGTGGGGCATTCGATGGGCGGCAAGGTCGCCATGTGCCTGGCGCTGCGGCACCCGGAGCTGATCCGCAGCCTGGTGATCGTGGACATCTCCCCGGTGAAGCGAGCGGATATGGATGAGTTCGACCACCTGCTCGGTCACCTGCGCCAACTGGACCTGGAGCAGCTGGGCTCACGCCGCGACGCCGACGCACAGCTGCGCGAGCCCATCCCGGAGGACATGGTGCGCGGGTTCCTGCTGCAGAGCCTGGAGAGCGGGGCCGAGGGCCTCGCCTGGAAGTCCAACCTGGACCTGCTGCACGAGAGCCTGGACGAGATCGGCGACTTCCCCGAGTTCAGCGAGGAGCAGTACGAGGGCCCGGTGCTGTGGATCGCCGGAGCGAAGTCCGACTACGTGGAAGAACGCGCCGAGCCGGTGATGCGCGAGCTGTTCCCGCGGGTCTTCCAGACCACCGTCAAGAATGCCGGCCACTGGGTGCACGCCGAGCAGCCGCAGGTGTTCACTGAGGTGTTGCGGCGGTTCCTGAAGAGCTGA
- a CDS encoding IS3 family transposase, giving the protein MSTARFCQLFDMPERTWRRWQAKARTGTAVKGPWPQPGRQAARELVVKHALAHPAWGHRKIWAMVRHDGHVVSEATVLRILRDEGLILPAQYQRERRKLAERRKAAFATEPSGPNQVWQLDFSEFETTTGGTWRLAGCRDYWSKYEHPFHVSPTGNQHDAIDAIELALADYEAMFGHPLVEACPVDPETGELLPVVTIVTDNGGPFRSFRFESFIAAHPELHHVRTRVKTPGQNGSRERGFGTLKYERLYLDEIDDAIVLAERAEDYRIEYNELRPHEAISWNRPKEVHLGLADPTTPTFKTKEILPTT; this is encoded by the coding sequence ATGTCGACCGCGAGGTTCTGCCAGCTCTTCGACATGCCCGAGCGGACCTGGCGCCGCTGGCAGGCCAAGGCCCGCACCGGGACGGCGGTGAAGGGACCGTGGCCGCAACCGGGACGGCAGGCTGCCAGGGAACTGGTGGTCAAGCACGCGCTGGCCCATCCGGCGTGGGGGCATCGGAAGATCTGGGCAATGGTCCGCCACGACGGGCATGTGGTTTCCGAGGCGACCGTGCTGCGAATCCTGCGCGACGAGGGGCTGATTCTGCCCGCGCAGTACCAACGGGAGCGACGGAAGCTGGCCGAGCGGCGCAAGGCCGCGTTCGCCACCGAGCCCTCAGGCCCGAACCAAGTCTGGCAGCTGGACTTCAGCGAGTTCGAGACCACCACCGGAGGGACCTGGCGGCTGGCCGGGTGCCGGGACTACTGGTCCAAGTACGAGCACCCCTTCCACGTTTCGCCCACCGGGAACCAGCACGACGCGATCGACGCGATCGAGTTGGCCCTGGCCGACTACGAGGCCATGTTCGGTCACCCGCTGGTCGAGGCCTGCCCGGTCGATCCCGAGACCGGTGAGCTGTTGCCCGTGGTGACCATCGTGACGGACAACGGCGGGCCGTTCCGGTCCTTCCGCTTCGAGTCCTTCATCGCCGCCCACCCCGAGCTACACCACGTGCGCACCCGAGTGAAGACCCCGGGGCAGAACGGGTCCCGTGAACGCGGCTTCGGCACGCTGAAGTACGAACGGCTCTACCTGGACGAGATCGACGACGCGATCGTGCTCGCCGAGCGGGCCGAGGACTACCGGATCGAGTACAACGAGCTCCGGCCCCACGAGGCCATCTCATGGAACCGGCCCAAGGAGGTGCACCTGGGCCTGGCCGACCCCACCACCCCGACATTCAAAACCAAGGAAATCCTGCCAACTACTTGA
- a CDS encoding MarR family winged helix-turn-helix transcriptional regulator, translating into MNTRWLSSRELSSWARLASILEALPPLLDSQLRRDAGLTHFDYRVLALLSETEGRTVRMSFLAKANNATLPRLSHVIQRLEERGYVERLASAEDRRATDVWLTDEGWEKIRSAAPGHVEMVREHVLDPLTEEQVDHLGTIAEQILRRLDPDGELRPVYGKHDDD; encoded by the coding sequence GTGAACACTCGTTGGCTCTCCTCCCGTGAACTGTCCTCCTGGGCCCGGCTGGCCTCCATCCTGGAGGCGTTGCCGCCCCTGCTGGATTCGCAGCTGCGGCGTGACGCGGGGCTGACCCATTTCGACTACCGAGTGCTCGCCCTGCTCTCGGAGACGGAGGGGCGCACGGTCCGGATGAGCTTCCTGGCCAAGGCCAACAACGCGACGCTGCCGCGGCTCTCCCATGTGATCCAGCGGCTGGAGGAGCGCGGCTATGTCGAGAGGCTCGCCTCAGCCGAGGATCGCCGGGCTACCGATGTCTGGCTCACCGACGAGGGGTGGGAGAAGATCCGTTCTGCCGCGCCGGGGCATGTGGAGATGGTGAGAGAGCACGTCCTGGACCCGCTCACCGAGGAGCAGGTGGACCACCTCGGGACGATCGCCGAGCAGATCCTTCGCCGCCTGGACCCCGACGGAGAGCTGCGACCCGTCTACGGAAAGCACGACGACGACTGA
- a CDS encoding DoxX family protein encodes MRLLVNPSSKSPILTDLALLVARVALGIILIAHGWQKFDEWTIAGTGDSFAGMGVPAPSVTAGVVTFAELVGGALLILGVLTPLVALINVISMLSALFLVHLEAGIFVDAGGYELVLAIFAGLIILTARGAGRFSVDRLLNRAA; translated from the coding sequence GTGCGCCTTCTGGTGAACCCCTCGTCCAAGAGCCCCATCCTCACCGACCTCGCCCTGCTGGTGGCACGCGTCGCCCTGGGCATCATCCTCATCGCCCACGGCTGGCAGAAGTTCGATGAGTGGACCATCGCCGGAACCGGCGACTCCTTCGCGGGCATGGGCGTGCCGGCACCGTCTGTCACGGCAGGCGTAGTGACCTTCGCCGAGCTGGTCGGCGGCGCATTGCTGATCCTGGGCGTGCTGACCCCGCTGGTGGCACTGATCAACGTGATCAGCATGCTCAGCGCCCTGTTCCTGGTGCACCTGGAGGCGGGGATCTTCGTCGACGCCGGCGGCTACGAGTTGGTCCTGGCGATCTTCGCTGGGCTGATCATCCTCACCGCCCGCGGCGCCGGCCGCTTCAGCGTGGACCGACTGCTCAACCGGGCGGCCTGA